From Sphingobacterium sp. lm-10, the proteins below share one genomic window:
- a CDS encoding glutathione synthase — protein MKIAFVINQTHKEEAYYTTTSLALKALERGHEVFYIGLADFYYDPEIVVGAHARQVSPHESIHDESDLIHVVRETEKSLVNLNQIDVLWLRFDAADEMISRPWAAAAGLQFAELAQQQGVFVINNPEALTRASNKLYLENFDESIRPKTIVTRNYADVQNFFDKNDSKIILKPLKGSGGKNVFLINKESAQNLKQTVEAIARDGYIIAQEYLPEASKGDLRFFLLNGEPIKKNGKYAAVRRVQPENEIRSNVHQGATMHAAEIDDKTLEVVKLVADQLVKDGMYLVGLDIVGSKIMEINVFSPGALQQASELTGEDFISIIIKDIEHHIHDRKK, from the coding sequence ATGAAAATAGCATTTGTAATCAATCAGACACATAAAGAAGAGGCCTATTACACCACCACTTCTTTGGCATTAAAAGCGCTGGAGCGCGGACACGAAGTTTTTTATATCGGCTTAGCCGATTTCTACTATGATCCGGAGATTGTAGTGGGCGCCCATGCACGGCAGGTATCTCCGCACGAAAGTATCCACGACGAGTCGGATTTAATTCATGTGGTGCGCGAAACCGAAAAAAGCCTGGTCAACCTCAATCAGATCGACGTGCTATGGCTTCGTTTCGATGCAGCAGATGAGATGATCTCTCGCCCTTGGGCTGCTGCTGCCGGCTTGCAATTTGCCGAATTGGCACAGCAACAGGGTGTCTTCGTGATCAACAATCCGGAAGCGCTCACACGCGCCAGTAACAAATTGTATCTGGAAAACTTTGACGAAAGTATCCGCCCGAAAACCATTGTGACACGGAACTATGCGGACGTGCAAAACTTCTTCGACAAAAACGACAGCAAAATAATTCTAAAACCACTGAAAGGTTCTGGCGGAAAGAACGTGTTTCTAATCAATAAAGAAAGCGCTCAGAATTTGAAGCAAACCGTGGAAGCCATCGCGCGCGATGGATATATTATTGCGCAAGAATATTTGCCGGAAGCCAGTAAGGGCGACCTACGCTTTTTCTTGTTGAATGGCGAACCCATCAAAAAGAATGGAAAATATGCCGCGGTACGTAGGGTACAGCCCGAAAATGAAATCCGCAGTAATGTGCATCAGGGAGCTACCATGCATGCAGCGGAGATAGACGACAAAACCTTAGAAGTGGTTAAACTTGTCGCAGATCAATTAGTCAAAGACGGCATGTACTTGGTAGGCCTCGACATCGTAGGTAGTAAAATCATGGAAATCAACGTATTTAGCCCTGGCGCTTTACAACAAGCGTCGGAGCTGACAGGTGAAGATTTTATCTCGATTATCATCAAGGATATTGAACATCACATTCACGATCGGAAAAAATAA
- a CDS encoding flavohemoglobin expression-modulating QEGLA motif protein has protein sequence MKNENSILEGILQDIHTKTPFHVKLPTKNKLVFNKIVPYLFVYRAGEEEDPMLAELVKTEYAYLAVHDTTFPIQQWVEPIAQKLVEEFGGCLIVEAWVAPSTQRNDIDLLITRKNIQSVAQYLLKHIHAERTALSAEVITSTKSPGPEDAAPLIDLKEKKNSQVQYIGIRVKDTYLYGKHEILPILLRQFRETLSKSLSRTFFEFIRIHTTAKPTEFKITHQSELAPLVWEIDQQLAKESQRFDFLLLITPVNAHEAWLQFKKDNFRKAPVFQYRPMPIDPDIIKRNLYNLRIEDLYDPTIAYLFRDKRRELDAMMTMLSDRGKEGFMLGSLQIFGNVAESLLDKAKAILTITEEDTIIRTNSQDIIQAKEFAAMAEKEIQYLKSQHPEFNTTVRLRDDISGVMVNQGVLNISKQYSLPRNRAQALIQHEVGTHIVTYFNGKQQPFNLFKLGVPGYEKLQEGLAVLSEYLVGELTNARLRILAGRVVAVHHMVAGNKFIDTFSMLVERYSFDHETAFQMTMRVYRSGGLTKDALYLQGLIELVKYIKEGNDITLLMMGKIRKEYIPIIQELMLKGIIKPPSLHPRYLEEPYIHELEALRKSSGIFKMIQ, from the coding sequence ATGAAGAACGAAAATAGCATTTTAGAGGGAATCTTACAGGATATACACACGAAGACACCCTTTCATGTGAAGTTGCCAACGAAAAACAAATTGGTATTCAATAAGATTGTTCCTTACCTATTTGTGTATCGCGCGGGCGAAGAAGAAGACCCCATGTTGGCGGAGCTGGTGAAAACGGAATATGCCTATCTGGCAGTTCATGATACGACTTTCCCTATTCAGCAATGGGTGGAACCGATTGCGCAAAAGCTGGTGGAAGAATTTGGTGGATGTCTAATCGTAGAAGCATGGGTGGCACCTTCCACGCAGCGCAATGACATCGATTTGCTAATCACGCGGAAAAACATCCAGTCTGTAGCGCAATATTTACTAAAGCACATTCACGCAGAACGCACTGCGCTATCGGCAGAAGTGATCACCAGCACAAAATCCCCTGGCCCCGAAGATGCTGCACCACTCATCGATCTCAAAGAAAAAAAGAATAGCCAGGTACAGTACATCGGCATCCGAGTGAAGGACACTTATCTGTATGGGAAGCACGAGATTTTACCCATTTTGCTCCGACAATTTCGGGAAACACTTTCGAAGAGTCTATCCCGAACATTTTTTGAATTTATCCGTATTCATACCACTGCAAAGCCAACTGAATTTAAAATCACGCATCAAAGTGAATTGGCTCCGCTAGTCTGGGAGATCGATCAACAGTTGGCCAAGGAAAGTCAGCGTTTTGACTTCCTGCTGTTGATCACACCGGTTAACGCACACGAGGCCTGGCTGCAGTTCAAAAAAGACAATTTCCGGAAAGCTCCCGTGTTTCAATACCGGCCCATGCCGATCGATCCTGATATTATCAAACGGAATCTGTACAACCTTCGGATCGAAGACTTGTACGACCCAACGATTGCTTATTTGTTTCGCGACAAGCGCCGCGAGCTGGATGCCATGATGACCATGCTGAGCGACCGAGGCAAAGAAGGTTTTATGCTCGGCAGTCTGCAAATTTTTGGTAATGTGGCCGAAAGCTTATTGGATAAAGCCAAAGCGATACTCACCATCACGGAAGAAGATACAATCATACGAACCAACTCGCAGGATATTATTCAGGCAAAGGAGTTTGCGGCAATGGCCGAAAAGGAGATTCAGTATCTGAAATCACAGCATCCCGAATTTAATACAACCGTGCGTCTCCGCGACGACATTTCCGGCGTGATGGTAAATCAGGGCGTACTCAATATTAGTAAGCAATACAGCTTGCCGCGCAATCGAGCACAGGCGCTAATACAGCATGAGGTTGGTACGCATATCGTCACCTATTTTAACGGTAAGCAACAGCCTTTCAACCTATTTAAGTTAGGTGTGCCTGGCTATGAAAAACTACAAGAAGGATTGGCTGTGCTCTCCGAGTACCTCGTGGGCGAATTGACCAATGCTCGGCTCAGGATCTTGGCAGGCCGCGTAGTTGCCGTACATCATATGGTGGCTGGCAATAAATTCATAGATACCTTCTCTATGCTGGTAGAGCGATACAGTTTCGACCATGAAACGGCTTTCCAGATGACTATGCGCGTATACCGAAGTGGTGGATTAACGAAAGATGCGCTATACCTGCAAGGCTTAATCGAGCTGGTAAAATATATTAAGGAGGGCAATGATATTACGTTGCTCATGATGGGCAAAATCAGAAAAGAATACATCCCGATTATACAGGAACTTATGCTTAAAGGCATTATAAAACCGCCTTCCTTGCATCCTCGCTATCTGGAAGAACCCTATATCCATGAGTTGGAGGCACTTAGAAAGAGCTCTGGGATATTTAAAATGATTCAATAA
- a CDS encoding N-formylglutamate amidohydrolase produces MEYKHLIEKTSSPFWAFAIHDGHHVDEALLPYLISDEDTRLREEDPQTGSLAELPFNRFISATSRFQLDLNRIRKDAVYLQPEQAWGISVWDKELPTDLINTLYETHDAMYAQIDELIQATIQQYGYFVIYDIHSYNAKRNDRFEEVDKDKNPEINLGTAHNNPKWRELIDAFISSVRQQEVGLPPVDIRENIKFNGGYLSKYITDRYGAYGCVLSIEFRKDFMDEWTGQIYPEKLQSYKQLLLHTKDMLHDYFADEERK; encoded by the coding sequence ATGGAATACAAACACCTGATCGAAAAAACGAGTAGTCCCTTCTGGGCATTTGCAATACACGACGGACATCATGTGGATGAGGCACTCCTTCCCTATTTAATTTCAGACGAAGATACGCGGTTACGCGAAGAAGATCCGCAGACGGGCAGCTTGGCAGAATTGCCTTTTAATAGATTTATATCGGCTACGTCCCGCTTTCAGCTGGATCTCAATCGTATTCGCAAAGATGCTGTCTATCTCCAACCCGAACAAGCCTGGGGTATCTCCGTCTGGGACAAAGAGCTGCCCACTGACCTCATCAATACGCTTTATGAAACGCACGATGCCATGTATGCGCAGATCGACGAACTCATTCAGGCGACCATACAGCAATACGGCTACTTTGTGATCTATGACATTCACAGCTATAATGCGAAGCGTAATGATCGTTTTGAAGAGGTAGATAAGGATAAAAACCCAGAAATAAACTTAGGTACTGCTCACAACAATCCGAAATGGCGCGAGCTGATTGACGCTTTTATTAGTTCGGTCCGTCAGCAAGAAGTGGGTTTACCCCCGGTAGATATTCGGGAAAACATCAAATTCAACGGAGGCTATCTTTCCAAATACATTACTGATCGGTATGGCGCGTATGGCTGTGTCTTATCCATAGAGTTCCGTAAGGATTTTATGGATGAATGGACCGGACAAATCTATCCGGAAAAATTGCAAAGTTACAAGCAGCTATTGCTACATACAAAGGATATGTTACACGATTATTTTGCCGATGAAGAACGAAAATAG
- a CDS encoding HlyD family efflux transporter periplasmic adaptor subunit: MEKSGKSPKLQVIYITLLFFLLLASIALPIIQIPISVSARGVIRPQQESTNLISMVSGRVVDSRIVKNNQHIRKYDTLLVITSDALHSKYQYQEQQKQDYRSQLSDLKLLTTGVESGLKTGQYQMELSAWKEKLGEIQTQLALSDKELKRNQQLFEIGILPLAEFDKSVHLHEQLTIQKKVAREQQMALWQSQKLDMERQLRTISNDIHQLNIESSNHILTAPMDGRIIDFSGLQSGNYIVQGQQVATISPVEGLLAECMVPPTSIGFIHVDQQVKFQLDTYNYNQWGLATGKVIDVDQQIRINEHTGESFFLVRCSIDQTFLALKNGYHGDITKGLTYTARFYLTDRTLWQLLFDKADDWFNPNFL, from the coding sequence ATGGAAAAAAGTGGCAAATCTCCTAAATTGCAAGTGATATACATTACATTGCTTTTTTTTCTCTTGTTGGCGTCAATTGCACTCCCTATTATACAGATTCCCATATCTGTATCTGCAAGAGGTGTTATAAGACCGCAACAAGAGAGTACTAATCTAATCTCCATGGTAAGTGGAAGAGTGGTCGATTCCAGAATAGTAAAAAATAACCAACACATTAGAAAATATGACACATTATTAGTTATTACTTCTGATGCGCTACATAGTAAATATCAATACCAAGAACAGCAGAAACAAGATTACCGAAGTCAATTATCTGATTTGAAATTATTGACTACTGGTGTGGAAAGTGGATTGAAAACAGGGCAATATCAAATGGAATTATCTGCTTGGAAAGAAAAGCTAGGAGAAATACAAACACAACTTGCTCTCTCTGATAAAGAATTAAAACGTAATCAGCAATTGTTTGAGATCGGAATTTTGCCTCTAGCAGAGTTTGATAAAAGTGTGCACCTTCATGAACAATTGACCATTCAGAAAAAAGTTGCTAGAGAGCAACAGATGGCACTATGGCAAAGTCAAAAGCTTGATATGGAGCGCCAACTTCGTACAATATCAAATGACATACATCAACTCAATATTGAGTCCTCGAATCATATACTTACTGCACCAATGGATGGCAGAATTATCGATTTCTCTGGATTACAGTCAGGTAATTATATTGTGCAGGGCCAACAGGTCGCGACAATCTCGCCTGTAGAGGGATTATTGGCTGAATGCATGGTTCCGCCAACATCCATAGGTTTTATACATGTAGATCAACAGGTCAAGTTTCAACTAGATACTTATAACTACAATCAATGGGGGCTAGCTACTGGTAAAGTGATTGACGTCGATCAGCAAATCCGGATCAATGAGCACACGGGTGAATCTTTTTTTTTGGTGCGATGTAGTATAGATCAAACTTTCTTAGCACTGAAAAATGGTTATCACGGCGATATTACGAAAGGGCTAACTTATACAGCCCGGTTTTACTTAACTGACCGCACCCTGTGGCAATTGCTCTTTGATAAGGCAGATGATTGGTTTAACCCAAATTTTCTATAA
- a CDS encoding peptidase domain-containing ABC transporter, protein MNTPKINVKQHDMRDCGAACLSSIGGYYGLQLPIAKIRQYCHTDTRGTNILGLTEGLAKMGFLAKGVRGKEEALAQIPLPAIAHIVIKDQLQHFVVIYKVDKQHITVMDPGVGKMEKYNWESFKKVWTGVLVLLEPNEYFEKRNEHVNNMVRFWQLIQPHRSVVFQALVGAMVYTLLGLSSAIYIEKITDYVLIDGNLRLLNLLSVGMIIILIFQIFLSIVKSILVLQTGQRIDRHLILGYYKHLFSLPQRFFDTMKVGEIISRVNDAVKIRTFINDVSIQIVVNIFIVLFSFALMFTYYWKLALVVALVIPLYLGVYWISNRLNKKVERRLMEEGADLEAHLVESLTAAKTIKLFGVETFANNKTDQRFSILLKTIYRSVMNGIFSGNASEFLSRIFTIVLLWVGSKYVIERVITPGELLSFYALIGYFTSPVSQLIGMNKSVQNALIASDRLFEIMDLEREELTDKMDLKPEQIGNIQFDKVSFSYGSRAKIFTDFSCEFEIGKMTAIVGESGSGKTTLVTLIQNLYTLQSGKIQIGEYDISYVSNYSLRHLISTVPQEIELFSGNVIENIALGEEFPDMQRIIMITKQLDILGFIDKLPEGFQTYLGENGTLLSGGQKQRIAIARAIYRNPEILVLDEATSSLDSESEIVIQNTFKLLKEMGKTLIIIAHRLSSIAHADKIMVLKDGRIIEEGAHQLLLDQKKSYYRKLWSKQSQVLS, encoded by the coding sequence ATGAATACACCAAAAATAAATGTCAAACAACATGACATGAGAGATTGTGGTGCTGCTTGTTTATCCTCGATAGGAGGATATTATGGATTACAACTTCCTATTGCGAAGATCAGGCAATATTGCCATACGGATACCCGAGGTACAAACATTCTGGGTCTGACCGAAGGATTGGCGAAAATGGGATTTCTTGCAAAAGGTGTTCGCGGTAAGGAAGAAGCCCTAGCACAAATTCCGTTACCAGCAATTGCACATATTGTCATTAAAGATCAGTTACAGCATTTTGTGGTTATCTATAAAGTCGATAAGCAACACATCACGGTGATGGATCCTGGAGTTGGTAAGATGGAAAAATACAATTGGGAATCATTTAAAAAAGTATGGACTGGTGTACTTGTTTTGTTGGAGCCCAACGAGTACTTCGAAAAGCGAAATGAGCATGTTAACAATATGGTGCGCTTCTGGCAACTAATACAGCCGCATCGCTCAGTAGTTTTTCAGGCTTTAGTAGGAGCCATGGTATATACTTTATTGGGCTTGTCTTCGGCTATATATATCGAGAAAATAACGGATTATGTGTTGATTGATGGTAATTTGAGATTATTAAATCTGCTCTCGGTAGGTATGATCATAATTTTGATCTTTCAAATTTTTTTAAGCATTGTGAAGAGCATATTGGTATTGCAGACAGGTCAACGAATTGATCGACATCTAATTTTAGGTTATTACAAGCACCTGTTTAGTCTTCCGCAACGTTTTTTTGATACCATGAAAGTTGGAGAAATTATATCCCGAGTAAATGATGCAGTGAAAATAAGAACCTTTATCAATGATGTATCTATACAGATTGTCGTTAACATCTTTATTGTACTGTTCTCCTTTGCACTAATGTTTACGTATTATTGGAAACTCGCGCTGGTTGTAGCGTTGGTCATTCCATTGTATTTGGGCGTCTACTGGATTAGCAATCGCTTGAATAAAAAGGTGGAACGCAGACTCATGGAAGAAGGTGCCGACTTGGAAGCCCACCTAGTCGAATCGCTTACAGCAGCGAAAACCATTAAGCTTTTTGGTGTGGAAACCTTCGCCAATAATAAGACAGATCAGCGATTCAGTATTTTACTAAAAACTATTTATCGATCGGTGATGAACGGGATTTTCTCTGGAAATGCTTCGGAATTTCTGTCTCGCATATTTACCATTGTACTTTTGTGGGTAGGATCGAAGTATGTGATTGAGCGTGTCATTACACCAGGAGAGCTTCTTTCTTTCTACGCCTTAATCGGTTATTTTACAAGTCCGGTTTCCCAGCTCATTGGCATGAATAAGAGTGTACAAAATGCGTTAATAGCATCAGATCGTTTATTCGAAATCATGGATTTAGAGCGAGAAGAACTGACCGATAAAATGGATCTTAAACCTGAACAGATTGGAAACATACAGTTCGACAAAGTATCATTCAGCTATGGATCGCGGGCAAAAATATTCACTGACTTCAGTTGCGAATTTGAAATAGGTAAAATGACAGCCATTGTAGGTGAAAGTGGTTCTGGGAAAACTACGTTGGTAACCTTGATACAAAACCTATATACGTTGCAAAGCGGAAAAATTCAGATTGGGGAGTATGATATTAGCTATGTTTCGAATTATTCCCTACGACATCTTATATCTACCGTTCCGCAAGAAATTGAGTTATTTTCTGGGAATGTTATAGAAAATATCGCTTTAGGAGAAGAGTTCCCAGACATGCAACGTATCATTATGATCACGAAACAGCTCGATATACTTGGGTTTATAGATAAACTACCAGAAGGTTTTCAGACTTATTTAGGGGAAAATGGAACACTATTGTCTGGTGGACAAAAGCAACGGATTGCTATTGCTCGTGCTATCTATCGCAATCCGGAGATTTTGGTTTTAGACGAAGCAACATCCTCTTTGGATTCTGAATCAGAGATTGTTATACAAAATACCTTCAAATTGTTGAAAGAAATGGGGAAGACACTTATAATCATTGCCCACAGACTCAGTAGTATAGCGCATGCCGATAAAATTATGGTACTAAAGGATGGGAGAATAATCGAAGAGGGTGCACATCAGCTATTACTCGATCAAAAAAAATCCTACTATAGAAAACTATGGAGCAAACAAAGCCAGGTGTTGTCGTGA
- a CDS encoding TolC family protein, protein MEQTKPGVVVSVANKMASIKSSKKTVNVLYVILFLLCTAQQNAFSQERWNLQRCIDSALLRNLDLAKQEREIELKKYELQIAKRERLPMVQGYGNLYANFGRAQDVFGNIQRNDNLNSNMGITAEIMLYNFDRLRNQARQAAVGVDREVLEKEILDRELTMRVVEAYFYLLMQIALVDSRDSAVMFSQHLYERAEKTTQIGTTSASELHEAKANLAREKQQLQRVIMDCELAQLQLIQLLQIEDHNHILFLPDELDFGVGWEISSLEDLVLQSYQKQPSARRYVIWQQDLKLQEQVIKAGLYPTVTGAATLGTLYFNAFRQLMTDPFFFQTRNNFAQQLVLNLSIPIFDRGRTRSQLRQLHVRESQLRIENDIERLLIRQQIEKIYLDYKTNYQNKTYAEEARNDTQKALEFARTSFTAGQISIYELNTSRQNFIEAESELLKARYSMLFSLKMLQYQVNDTYMPF, encoded by the coding sequence ATGGAGCAAACAAAGCCAGGTGTTGTCGTGAGTGTAGCCAATAAAATGGCTTCTATTAAATCTTCGAAGAAGACGGTTAATGTACTGTACGTGATTTTATTTCTTTTGTGCACCGCTCAACAAAATGCTTTTTCGCAGGAACGATGGAATTTGCAGCGATGTATCGATTCTGCATTACTCCGAAATTTGGATTTAGCAAAACAAGAGAGAGAAATTGAACTAAAAAAATATGAATTACAAATAGCGAAGCGCGAACGTCTGCCTATGGTGCAGGGATATGGTAATCTTTACGCGAATTTTGGACGTGCGCAAGATGTTTTTGGAAATATACAAAGGAATGATAACCTGAATAGCAATATGGGCATTACTGCAGAGATTATGCTATACAATTTTGATAGGTTACGTAATCAGGCTCGTCAAGCCGCAGTAGGTGTAGATAGGGAGGTTTTAGAAAAAGAAATTCTGGATAGGGAGTTGACAATGAGGGTAGTAGAAGCATACTTTTATCTGTTGATGCAAATTGCATTGGTTGACTCTAGAGATTCAGCCGTAATGTTTTCCCAACATTTGTACGAACGTGCAGAAAAAACCACGCAAATTGGTACCACATCCGCAAGTGAGTTACATGAAGCTAAAGCGAATCTAGCTCGAGAGAAGCAGCAATTGCAGCGAGTGATCATGGATTGCGAGCTTGCTCAATTACAGCTTATACAATTGTTGCAAATAGAAGATCACAACCATATACTATTTCTTCCGGACGAACTTGACTTTGGCGTCGGATGGGAGATTTCTTCTTTGGAGGATCTTGTATTACAATCATATCAAAAACAACCTAGTGCTAGGAGGTATGTGATATGGCAACAAGATTTGAAGCTTCAGGAGCAAGTAATCAAGGCGGGGCTTTATCCCACCGTGACAGGCGCGGCGACATTAGGCACATTATATTTTAATGCTTTTCGGCAATTGATGACGGATCCATTCTTTTTTCAAACTCGGAACAATTTTGCTCAGCAACTGGTGTTAAATCTTTCCATACCGATATTTGATCGGGGCAGAACTCGCAGTCAATTACGACAATTGCATGTGCGAGAAAGTCAGCTACGTATTGAAAATGATATCGAGCGTCTCTTAATACGTCAGCAAATCGAGAAAATATACTTGGACTATAAAACAAACTATCAAAATAAGACCTATGCGGAGGAGGCTAGAAATGATACACAAAAGGCTTTAGAGTTTGCAAGAACAAGTTTTACAGCAGGGCAGATTAGTATATACGAATTGAATACAAGTCGACAAAATTTTATTGAGGCAGAAAGTGAATTGTTAAAGGCTAGGTATAGTATGCTTTTTAGCCTTAAAATGTTGCAATACCAAGTGAATGATACCTATATGCCATTTTGA
- a CDS encoding class IIb bacteriocin, lactobin A/cerein 7B family: MKTLDVTKLGVQELNEKEMANIDGGIWPLLVVAAVAYFLTSDERQEN, from the coding sequence ATGAAAACTTTAGATGTAACAAAATTAGGTGTCCAAGAGCTAAATGAAAAAGAGATGGCTAACATTGATGGGGGCATTTGGCCTTTGCTAGTTGTGGCTGCAGTTGCGTATTTCTTGACATCAGACGAGCGTCAAGAAAATTAA
- the lgt gene encoding prolipoprotein diacylglyceryl transferase codes for MDFTIINYIIWDVDPDIFTIPWINRPIRWYGLFWLLGLIMSYQFLNNIFKSEGKSIDLLDKLSWSIILGTLIGARLGHVLFYNPSYYFLQRPLEIFAVWEGGLASHGGAIGILVAMIIFSKRNHINFWWLADRIAIVIPLASGLIRLGNLFNSEMIGSATSVPWAFIFTKYDYVPRHPAQLYEAISYFLVFIVLVCLSRTDVIRRKGNLFAMMLISMFSLRFVLEIFKLNQELFEDNMFLNMGQILSLPFLLGGIIILILNPKKQ; via the coding sequence ATGGATTTTACAATTATTAACTATATCATCTGGGATGTAGACCCAGATATATTTACTATACCATGGATTAATCGACCCATTCGATGGTATGGTTTGTTTTGGCTGCTGGGGCTAATTATGAGCTATCAATTCTTAAATAATATATTCAAATCGGAGGGTAAGTCTATTGATCTGCTGGATAAATTAAGTTGGAGCATCATTTTGGGTACGCTGATAGGGGCGCGTCTCGGACATGTGTTATTCTATAATCCATCGTATTATTTTCTGCAACGCCCTCTAGAAATATTCGCGGTATGGGAAGGCGGTTTAGCTAGTCACGGAGGAGCGATTGGGATTTTAGTCGCTATGATTATTTTTTCGAAAAGAAATCACATCAATTTCTGGTGGTTGGCTGACCGGATAGCGATTGTGATACCACTTGCTAGTGGATTGATCCGTTTGGGTAATCTTTTTAATTCTGAAATGATCGGTAGTGCTACTTCTGTTCCATGGGCCTTTATATTTACAAAATATGACTATGTTCCGAGACACCCAGCCCAATTATATGAGGCAATTTCATATTTTCTAGTTTTTATCGTCTTAGTCTGTTTATCTCGTACTGATGTAATTCGCCGGAAAGGGAATCTATTCGCGATGATGCTCATCAGCATGTTTTCATTGCGATTTGTTCTAGAAATATTCAAGCTGAATCAGGAATTGTTTGAAGATAATATGTTCTTGAACATGGGGCAAATACTAAGTCTTCCATTCTTATTAGGAGGTATTATTATACTAATTCTTAATCCCAAAAAGCAATGA
- the dinB gene encoding DNA polymerase IV, producing the protein MLPSPENRRKIVHIDMDAFYASIEQRDFPELRGKALAVGGSPDGRGVVATASYEARKFGVRSAMSSRQALQLCPHLLFTKPRFDVYKQVSEHIREIFRRYTDLIEPLSLDEAYLDVTEDKAGIGSAIEIAKAIKSAIKAELHLTASAGVSVNKFIAKIASDYQKPDGLTFIGPSKVIPFLEALPIDKFFGVGKVTAQKMKGLGIHQGTDLKRFSESDLIRHFGKSGTFFYHMVRGNDNRPVRPNRISKSIGIEDTFSADIADKVEMMEELKTLCEKLEKRLQAKAKKGKTVTVKIKFSDFTQITRSKTLFYDINRSADMYLVVQELMDKVDVENLKVRLLGVTISNFTEPEFIPKEGRQLRLF; encoded by the coding sequence ATGCTTCCTTCTCCGGAAAACCGACGTAAGATTGTTCATATCGATATGGACGCTTTCTATGCTTCCATAGAGCAGCGTGACTTTCCGGAATTGCGAGGTAAGGCACTTGCTGTGGGTGGTTCGCCCGATGGGCGCGGTGTGGTGGCCACTGCCAGTTATGAAGCGCGGAAGTTTGGTGTTCGATCGGCGATGTCTTCCCGACAGGCATTGCAGCTATGTCCTCATTTATTGTTTACCAAACCCCGGTTCGATGTATATAAGCAGGTATCTGAGCATATTCGGGAAATATTTAGGCGGTATACGGATCTCATCGAACCTTTGTCGCTCGATGAGGCCTATCTGGATGTCACCGAAGACAAAGCAGGCATTGGCTCTGCCATTGAAATAGCGAAAGCCATCAAATCTGCTATTAAAGCGGAGTTACACCTAACAGCCTCTGCAGGTGTGTCTGTCAATAAATTTATCGCTAAAATTGCGTCTGATTATCAGAAGCCTGATGGCTTAACCTTTATCGGTCCATCCAAGGTCATCCCATTTCTAGAAGCTTTGCCTATCGATAAGTTTTTTGGAGTAGGAAAAGTGACGGCACAAAAGATGAAAGGCTTAGGCATACACCAGGGCACCGATCTCAAGCGTTTTTCTGAATCGGATCTCATTCGTCACTTCGGGAAGTCGGGCACATTTTTCTATCATATGGTCCGCGGAAATGACAATCGGCCGGTCCGCCCCAATCGTATCTCAAAGTCTATCGGTATAGAGGATACTTTTTCGGCTGATATTGCCGACAAGGTAGAAATGATGGAGGAGCTGAAGACACTATGTGAAAAGTTGGAAAAACGATTGCAAGCTAAAGCAAAAAAAGGAAAAACGGTGACGGTAAAAATTAAATTTTCTGACTTTACCCAGATTACCCGAAGCAAAACATTGTTTTATGACATCAATCGATCAGCGGATATGTATTTGGTGGTTCAGGAACTGATGGATAAAGTGGATGTGGAGAATCTAAAGGTGCGCCTTTTGGGCGTTACGATATCCAATTTTACAGAACCTGAATTTATACCGAAAGAAGGGCGTCAGCTTCGGTTGTTCTAG